TGGTAGATCTCTCCGCCAGTTGGCACTGAAGCTGCAGCTCCCCTCCGAGCGCTAGCCCTTGCCACAGGACGTTTGCGACCTACCATTCTGGTGTCATGATGTAAATTGACCCGAAGGTGACGACTTGTGAGCGCGCAACTTGACGCAAACTTGGTGTGAGTGATTGCCCGGTTGCGTCATACGGTTAGCACAACAAGTCGCGAGGTCACGTGCGTGTCACCACTTCCCGTTGTCCCTGAGCAGAAAACTTCAGACCTTACTCAATATGGGTGTCAAAATGAGCTCAGCAAATGTATTCTGAACTAAGGCTAAGTTAACCACATTGcttttgtcacttaggatcGAGGACCCCgaattttcttttctctcagcTTGTATAACGACTCTGGAGCATCTCTCGCGGCGTATTAGTCGAGGGAGTTTCTGATCGACTCGATTAACATTCAAACAAATCAGCTATCTTTCGGTATAGCAAATCAGTCTCGTGTTTCCATGTTCTGTATCATGCTGCAAGTAATGGAGGCCCACATACAGCCCCCAGGGGGATCAAATGTAAAATCGGTACTTCTGACtaaggatttttatagccAATCTTGACTGATCTGCTTGTAGATCagtccagtattatctccataGATATACTGAATATATGATATCTTATTGGTGTTATTAATTCCGTTGTGGCAAGAAATACCTaaaaaatcgcggaaatgcacatttgatACCCCTGGGGACTGTACAGTCCCCTTCTATATGAGTGCTTGAGGCCCCGCTTGGCAGAACATCAAGCGATAAGATTTAAGATCAGTAATTCCAATGCCCTCAAAACGGAACCGGCTcaatttaaaatagtttctATTTACTAAGGCCTCCGATTCGCATATTACCATGCGTTGTGCTAGAGGCTTGATGAAACTTGTTAGCCATTGACGAAGTCTCGGGTGATCAGTAATCGTCCTTAAGGCCCTGACTTCTCCAGTGACCCCAACAATTAGTGTGGTTACACATCATGAGCGTTCCTGGGATactcatcctcttccaccaacaATTTTTTGTGCACGCTGCTTCAAGGCCGAAGCGCCAATGGTGACGCAAAAGATGCTTGTGTCCATTCAACTTTCAATCGGCATTCTTACGGCCAGGTCCGGATGTCCTGTAAGCTTGTTGTAGCCTCACGAGCCAAGAGTATCGATATTTGTCAGTACCTATACATTGTAAGAGGGACATAAAAAGGGGCAGGATGGTCTTTCATGAGATCGTCAAAAACCATGAGAATAATCTCAGCACTCTTCAACTATATATCCATATTCATTCTTGATTAATCATGTCCAGCAAACCAATTGTCCTGGTGACCGGTGCGAATGGCTATATTGCCGGGCCCGTCATCGAAGCTTTTCTCAAGGCAGGCTATGCTGTTCGTGGAACTGTTCGCTCAAAGTCTTCAGAAGATCCCCTAGTCAGGGCTCTGTCTTCATATGGCGAAGATCTTCAAATTGTCGAAGTCCCAGACATTGTCGCGCCAGGTGCCTTCGATTCTGCGGTCAAGGGTAAgtgtctcttctctctaCGAGGACTTGAGTCTCACAATATCAGGTGTTCATGCTATTGCACATCTTGCTGCTGGAGTGAGTCTCAGCTTCACGGACCCCGAACCTGTCCTTGAAGTTGCTATTCAAGGGACGCTGGGTGTTCTCGAGTCTGCCATCACCGAGTCATCCGTCAAATCGGTTGTGCTTATGTCCTCTATTGCCTCTATCACGAACGGCAGCAAAGAAGCACCTGCTAGGTTTACAGAAGCAGATTGGAATGATGAAGCTTTGGCAGCTGTTAAGAAGCTCGGAAAAGAGTCACCCAGCCTTTTGATCTATGCTGCGAGTAAGGTGGCAAGTGAGAGAGCCTTTTGGAAGTTCCGCGACGAAAAAAGTCCCTCTTTCACTATGACTGCTCTCAATCCAGTGTAAGTTATCCCCGGAGACACTGCCCATTCATCAAGCAAATCTAACGATGTCGCCGAAGTTTTGTTATGGGACCACAACCCGGCCTTGAgtccatctccaagatcggCGGAACAACTGCCTTCATCTGGCAGATACTTTCGGGTCAAGAGATCCCCAAGCCATTGACACCAAATCCTGGCTATGTTGACGTTCGTGATATTGCACGAGTTGCTGTCTTCAGCGTCGACCACCCCGACAAGGCAAACGGGGAGCGATTCCTGTTGGCTTCAGGACTTGTTCCTCCCCAGGCTGCTGCAGATGTTCTTCGTAAAGTATATCCGGAGAGACAAGACATTATCAAGGCTGGAACTCCTGGGCAGGGATACTTTCCCGGCTACAAGTTTCCTGAGGAAAGAGTTCTTGATGCATCGAAGGCAGTCAAAGTGACAGGACAAGACTTTTACAGTGTCGAGCAGACAATTACTGACACGGCCAAGTCTCTTGAGAAGTTTTTACAGAGCTTATATATCAAGACTTCCCTTTAGTAACAAACACAATAGAGTTAGTATTCTCTAGCAGCTGTTTCACTCTCCGGAGCCACGCACCCGGCGACTGCAGTAACAGGAGGTCTTTACCCCTAACTTCAACAACGTTCCACTTGTTCATCAAGCAAAAAGGATAGACCTGCGTATCGCAGATGGCTGGATCTCTCCCGCCGGGAATTGAACCCGGGTCTCAagcgtgacaagcttgcatacTGACCACTATACTACGGAAGAATTCCGGGCGTTGTCGCCAAGTGTAGAGAGGGGGTGTTGTGGTTAGTAGCAAACAGTGGTTGTATATATAGTCTAAGCAAAGGAATGTGGTTGCTTGAGATATTGGAGGCGGCCTTATTCCGCGCGTTCGTGCAACAGATTCTCTACAGTTCACAGTGGCAACTCAAGGGCTTTATACATTGGTCCCAAAACAATGAGCAGCAGGCTGTAATTCCCCCCAGACTAACGATCTGGGTGGTTCCGAAGGCTGATATGGTCAGCTTGAGATGCTATGGATAATGGTAGGATGAGATAATGAGGTCCAGGGCCAGTTGCCACTACCAAGATTATCAAAGGGCACAATCTAGAGTCCTACCCGACGGCTTTGCAGGGTTTCACGGTAGTAATCACGCTATAAAACCAGTGCTCAGTCCATTTACCTGGCTTGTCCTTTCTGAGCCTCTCTTTGACCGAGTGGTCCTCGCAACGAGCTGGTGATGTTGCGACTATGGGGCTTGTGATGTTCCCACATCTGACTGGATATGACTGATCTGACAACCAGTAACAATGTTATAGAAATTCAATCGCTTTCGTCGATCTTAGAAGCGAGTTATTGCTTGATTAGTACGCGAAGCTTGACTTCTCTAGGAATGCTTACATGCTCTGAGGATCACTGTGCTTGTGAACAGATTCGACATGAAAACGAGTTACACCAGTTAATAAggaatcttcttcaacttatGATAAAGCAGCTCATCAAACAACAAGGTTAATGCCTTGACTCAAGAACATGACTACCGTGGAAGGTGACCGGGCCTGCAGAAAACGACGTCAGGAAGATCCCGGGGATTCACTTGGCTTGGAAGGCAGCCATTTTACACTCTAATGCCAAGAATGTGCATCAAACCCAGATTTGGCGACTTACTGGCCTGTTACAGCCCTGTATATTCGTGTTGCAGCTAGACACGTAGGTACGCTAGTTCCTGGTGATAGGCGTGGCTTGTCTCCAAGCCGTCAAGACTCAACAACCTTGTCTTCAGCTACATCTAGACTGGGATCAGCCCACCCTCTCAGTGCTCCCCTAAGTTTGCTTTGTGATAAAAAAGCATCAAATTCGTCGATAGAATTCAACGTTGTGTTCATTGGGTATCGTGATCTTGTGTTAAAGTTCCATGCCTATAACAGAAATGACAGGTGCCCATTGTCAGTCGCTGAGCCTGGCGCCTGACTCGCAGGTAGAACGCGTACTGGAAGAATGGCTTCGCCAGACTAGAAAATTTCGGGTCTCCCCATCAATTTGTCACTGTACAACCCAATTGAGGCATGGGGGACGACCAACACCACAAGAGACATTCTGGGGATGCTCGTATTGGTACCAAAACCAACGGGCTCTTGTGGCTGAAACGtaaaccaccaccaccataaCAGCGTCTTCTTTTGGATATTGACTAACAGGcgcatcatcctcatctttgcGACCGTGTACTATTTTGGTCTCCTTACCAGTGCCAGATACCATACCGCTTATTAGTTGCTGCTATGAACGGCCCCTTGTCCCCCCAGGCATTTTCCCCTGGCGGTTTATGTAGATAGCTGCCCCTTAGGTCAAATCATTGTATAGATAATTGGCGCGATACCATTCTCTTTAGTGATATAAGTTGACTCTGAAGTCTTTGGTATCAAAACGGAGACGGAAAGGCTGATTGAGTTGCGACTTATATGGCCTTGTTCCCCGGTGTTCTGTCACTACATTCCATCAGAAATCGCAAGACGTGAGAGGACGAAGCTTAGCGACTCGTTTACCACTACTGTTATTCCAACCAGCACAGCTGTCTGCCATTCTCTCAGAGAAGCTTGTGTCCAGCTCCTCGCTCATTTGGACGGATTTGGTGCAGCGTTGGCAATGTGAAAGGTACTCATATTTCTGAAGAACAGCGTTGAGCTTCGAGGAACAGACATTTCATCCTGTAGCCTTCTGCCAAATGCCACTGCCATCAAGAGGACTCATAATTATAACCAGAGAGAACCGCAGattcgacaagaagaaggaactAAAAGACTCATAGCAATACCGTCATGGCGGGAGATGACTTGTCAGGAGCACTGCTCGCATCATCGATAGCAGTCATTTCTCTTACTTCTGCGTTTATTGGTACTCGCCTATGGATCAGATCCAGCCTGAAGACGTTTGGTACAGATGACTGTAAGGCCGGAGTATTTCGAAGAACTCAGCAACGACAGGACTGATAGTGTAGCAGACTTGATTACTGCGGCATGGGTAATATTTCTCAGATTATGAGATCATGTCTCGCGTATTTTTGCGCCACTAACACGGGATTGGTAGGCATTCTTGACAGGACTCTGTATATGCACAATACTCTGTAATTTTCACGCAGTCCAACTTAATATGACGGAAGAAAAGTACTGACACGAAATAGCTGTGAAAGTGGGATTCGGGAAGCATATGAAAGTATTGTCGaaccaagatcttgagaaatTCCTCAGAGTCAGTGATTGGTTCGCCACAATCTGGATCCTTCTGCTAACCACTGTGCATAGTATACGGCAGGATGGTCCGCGACCTTTAGCCTTGGTATCGGCTGTGCCAAATCGTCTTTCGCCGTACTTTATCTTCGAATCAACTCTCAGCCTGGTTCTTCGGATCCTTAACAAATGCCTTCTTGTCTTCCTAGTAATGCACGCTATAGAAGAAGCGCTCATTGTTATCTTCCAATGTCGACCTGTCATGGCAGCTTATGTAGTAGTACCCTGCCCAGCACACGGATGGTGTCTTGATCTTTGTGTTCTATGGTGGTGCACAGTAAGTTACAAAAGAAACATGTGCGAGAGCTTGGTATATTAACGAATCCTCAACAGTT
The window above is part of the Fusarium musae strain F31 chromosome 6, whole genome shotgun sequence genome. Proteins encoded here:
- a CDS encoding hypothetical protein (EggNog:ENOG41); amino-acid sequence: MSSKPIVLVTGANGYIAGPVIEAFLKAGYAVRGTVRSKSSEDPLVRALSSYGEDLQIVEVPDIVAPGAFDSAVKGVHAIAHLAAGVSLSFTDPEPVLEVAIQGTLGVLESAITESSVKSVVLMSSIASITNGSKEAPARFTEADWNDEALAAVKKLGKESPSLLIYAASKVASERAFWKFRDEKSPSFTMTALNPVFVMGPQPGLESISKIGGTTAFIWQILSGQEIPKPLTPNPGYVDVRDIARVAVFSVDHPDKANGERFLLASGLVPPQAAADVLRKVYPERQDIIKAGTPGQGYFPGYKFPEERVLDASKAVKVTGQDFYSVEQTITDTAKSLEKFLQSLYIKTSL